Part of the Ruegeria sp. THAF33 genome, TTCCAGCCTGGCGCTTGGCTATATCGCCAAGATGCGTTCAACCGCCGTCCACGCCGGAATGTCATTGGGGCGTCTGGTCTATTCCCTGCCGCTTGCCCCGGGCGAGGAACAACGGATCGTCGTGTCGGAACAGCGCGAAACCCTGACCGTGCGCGAACGCGAAAGCCTGACCTTCGAGGAACAACAGGAATTCGAAGAGGCGCGCGATACCTCTTTCGACAGTACATTCGAAACCGCATTGGACGAAGTGATCCGTGGAACATCCTCTTTCTCGACCAAGGCGTTCACAAAAAGCTTCGGAGGGGCCGGTGGCATTGGTGGCGGTCTGTTCGGCGGCATCGGGGCCATAGTGGGCGGGGTCGGTTTCAGCGGCGCCCGTTCCAGCTCCAACTCGTCAGGCAGTTCGTCCAACACGCAGAACACGTCCCGCGATTTTCTGTCAGACACGCACGAGACATTTTCGGCCGCGCTGGAACGGGCCGCTTCGGTCAAGCGAAGTTCAGCCCGAACCAGCGTTCGCACAGCCACCGCAAGTGATCGGCGAACGGCGACGACGAAATTCGTGGCCAACCGCAACCACTGTCATGCAATGACGATGCAATGGTTCGAAGTTCTGCGCGACTTTTCCCTGGAAACGCGGATCGAAGGCGTGCAATTGGTGGTCTTCGTTCCCATGCAGCTCATCCGCTTTCGCCGTTTGGGGCAAGGCGATCAGCTGCCGGGCAATGTCAGCCGGTCCGGATTGCTGAGCCGGTACAAGGTGATCCTGCGCCACGCAGACGTGTTCCGCCGCGTATTTCGAAACCGCCGAAGGTTCCGCACCGCCCTCAAACTGCTGGAAGAGTTTTATGCGGACAAGGACGCGACACCGCAGAATGCTCCGGGTGTTGCGCAGGACATCGTCAGCTTCGAGGCTCAGGGCACTTTCATGCCCAATGATGACATATCCGCGGTGATCTTCACGCAGGATGGCGACCGCGTTGGGCCAGTGCCCCTGACCGGATCGCCGATCGACATCGACAACCTGCATGACTTGCCTGCCGAGACACGCGAAAACCTGCTGGTTCGGCTGGCTGACGCGCGCCGTGATCCAACCAACCGGCGGACTTATACCGGATCCGTGGCTTTGCCCCGCTCGGTCGAACGTTCCGACATCGCCCGCGTCGAGTTGCGCAGGCGGACGGGCTCTTTTGCCTATTCATTCTATACCGGCCCGGACCCGATCAACATCTTCAACATTTGGGAACATATCTCGAACCTGGAAGATGCGGATGATCTGGATCGCGCCACGCGCAACATCAACCGGAGCCTTCACACGACGATTTCAGGCTCGGATTTCGACGATCTGGTCGGCGCGCCGATGATCAGCGAGTTCGAAGCGCGCATGAATGAAGACGCGCAGACCATCGTTGACGACAATACATTCCAGGCTTTGCCTGCGACCCTGCCTTATTCCGTACAGGAAGTGCCGGATGTGCTGTCACGCCGTGATCTGCGGCGGATCGAAGAAATGTATCAGCATATCGTTGCCGACACCGTTCGTTATTCCCGCGTGATCTGGGCCAGTATGACGGATGAGGAACGGGCCATCCTGCTGGAACGCTTCACCATCGGCGTGCCAGATGGCGGGTTGGATGACGCCTCAAGCGAGATATCGCTGCTCAGCACGGTCCAGAACAAGGTGTTGGGCTTCTACGGCAATGCGATGATCATGCCCTTCTCGATCCCGCCCGATCTGGCCGACCGAATGGAGATGCGGACCGGCGACATTCAGGACAGCCTGCTGGCCTTCCATCGCGAAGACTTCCGACCACCGCGCCGAACGATCTCGCTGCCGACCAGGGGCCTCTTGGGCGAGGCCGTTCTGGGCCGCTGCAATTCCTGCGAGATGATCGACCATCGCCGCTTCTGGAACTGGCAGGACAGCCCGACGCCACCCCCGGTTGGCGACACGCCGGTCCTGCCCGCAGACAGCGATGCGATCTTTGGCACCCGTGCGCCATCAGACCTGCCGGCCAATCAACCTTCGAACACGCTCACCATCGCAGGTGGCGACATTGGCACGGGCCAGGCCGTGCCCAGTTCGCAACTGGCCGAGATCCTCAAAGCCGCGCCTGATCTTGCACGGGCGGGAACCGATCTGACAGGTCTGAAAGAGTTGCAGGCGCAACTGGCCCTTGAAACGCAATCGGTCGCCGCCGGTCGGGACAAGGCCATAGACACGGCGACGGATCTGACCAAAGAGCTTGTCGGCAAGGCCACTGAACTGGCGGGCAAGGGGCAAGAGATCGCCGCGGCCCGCAAAGAGGAAGAAGCCAAAAAACAAGCTGCCGAAAAGAAAAAGTCAGCTGCCGACAATGCCGCAAAGCTCAAGGGGTTTGAGGACATCGCCAAGAACGCTTCGGGAGTTTCTGCGCTGATTGGCGGGCAACCGGATGGCAACCGGGCCGGTTTCGTTCAAAACCTGTTCAAGGATTTCCCCGGTGGCGCTGCGGCTCTGGCCAATCCTTCCAACACGTTGCTTCTGGCCAAGCTTTTCGGGGCCTTTACCAAAGCCAATACGGATGCAGATGACGGCAGCGCAACCAAGGCCGGCAGCCAATCCGTTCTGGATTTCCTCAATGGCCTGAGCGCCCCTGCGGAGGACGACGATGAGTGACACCAGCACAAATGCAACCCCCGAACCGGGCATTGATGAAAGCCTTGCCGAGGCCATCATCAATATTCTTGAAACCACCAATTCTCCGGCGATACAGCGCGCCCGAGAGGTTATAGCCCACAGGCTGGCCATCGCTGGCGACATTGCCCCATCCCGCATCCCTGCCCCGCGCAATATCACCGAGATCGGCGGCTACATAAATCTGCTCAGCGAGTATGGAGAGGCCGAACAGCGCGCGCGCATGATCGCGGCCGCACTGGGCATAGCAGGGCCGCAGATTTCGCTGCCACAGCCCGGTGCCGTTCCACCGTTGTCCTTTGTCACACGTGACGGCGCCCGACCTGCGGGGCCACAACAACCCAGCTTCCCGTTGACCTATACGATCCGCAGCGACTTTGTTCCGGCATTTGACAATGCGGTGCAGGAAATCACGATCCGCGGTGGCGCGGTTCCGATTTTGACACCTGTCAGGATCCTGCCTGCTGCGGGGTCTGCACCCGCAACAGACGGCTCTGCGCAGCTGGCTCTGATCGGTCGTACACTCAGCCTGGCGCCAACAGCGGCTTTGCACGCCGTGGCAACCGACCCTTTGTCGCTCAGCCGTCCGACGGCTGGTGGCGGGTTCGAGGTTATGGTTCGGGTCATCGACGCCGCCGCTCCGATCGCAGGAACCATCGCGGCGGCGAACTGGACAAGTTGGGAATGCGATGCCTCTGCCTGTACCGAAGTCGACAGCAATGATGCGCGCTTTGCGCTCACACCACTGCTGAACGCCGCCGGGTGGCACCAGCCCGCTGATCCCGGCAATCCGACCAGTCTGTCAAATCCCGGAACCTGGGCGGAATGGCGCAACATCACCGGGCTTGTGCCGGGCGTCACGCGGTTTGCGGATGAGCTGCAACTGCTATATTCCGCTGAAATGCTCATTACTTCACCGGTCTTCAATCAACTGGACAATGTCTGGACAGGAAGCGAGTTCGCCGCGCCATAGCGCGGCTGCCTGAAACGCAGGAAAGTGATTTGGAAATGCGCCCTTCATGAGGTTCAATGCATTCAGGAAGTCAGCAATGCAAAACCCCGAGCGTTTCGAGAAATTCTATTTCGCCAAAGTCGGCATGGGCGAAGCCTGTGGCTGTGCCGAGCGGATAATCGACGTGTTCGAATTCAACCGCAAAGGCGGTGCGCAATCCAGGCAACCTGTGAAACAGGACAGGCGCAGACGCGGGTCCTTTCGGGCATGGGCGGTCAAATATGGGCTGATGAGCCGCAGACGCACATAGCCAAGGCCTGACGACGCGCAAGGTTCGCTTTCCGTTTCATGGCGTGGCTCAGGCGGTATGATTGCATTTCTGAAACCACCATGTCCGGTTGCCACGAGAACAGGTCAGACCGGCACCAGCTTCCCGTCGCGAAGATCCAGTTCATCGGGCGCCAGTTCCAAGCGGAACGCCGGCGAATGACTGACAAGCAAAATCGCCTGTGGCAACGCGCGCAGGATTTCCAGCAGGCGCGCTTCGTTTTTCGTATCCAACGCATTCGTCGGTTCGTCCAGCAACAGCACTTCGGGCTCCATCGCCAGAACCGTCGCCAGGGTCACTAGCCGTTTTTCACCGCCTGACAATTTATGGGTAATGCGGTTCTTCAGGTGCATCAGGTCCAGATCGCCCAGAACTTTGTCGACGATGGCAAGTGCTTCGTCGCGGGTCTTGCCCAGATTGAGCGGACCAAAAGCAACGTCTTCGGCGACGGTCGGGCAGAACAGCTGATCGTCCGCATCCTGAAATACAAGCCCCACCCGGCGGCGGACCTCATGGAAATCAGCCTCTTCCACGCGTTGCTGACCAAAAACGGTGACGGTGCCTGAACACGGGCGCTGCAACCCAAGCAAAATCCGCAGGAGCGTCGATTTCCCCGCTCCGTTCGGGCCTGTCAGGGACAGGCGCTGCCCCGCGCTCAGGCTCAGGTTTGCCCCGTCCAGAACGGGTGGTTGGCCGGGGTAGGAAAAACAGATGTCTTCAAGCGCAATCAGTGTCATGCGAATTCCAGAATGATCAGACCCAGGCAGAGACCGCTGAAACCTGCCGCAAACACAATGTCCGCACGGGTCAGGGCAAATTCCTGAAGCAACGGCATACGCCCGGAAAACCCCCGGCACTTCATAGCCGCCAGGATGCGTTCCGATCTTTCGATCGCGCGCACAAGCATCATACCCACAAGGTAGCCAAAGCTGCGATATGTGTGCCAGTTTGTTGCTGGCCGAAATCCACGCACCTTCATCGCAGCGCGCAGCCGCAGGTATTCTTCGCGCAAGACCTCGATATACCGGATCGTGAACATCAGCAGGTAAACCAGCTTTTCGGGGCACCGCAGACGATGCAGGGCGTGGCCCAGTGTAACCGGCTCCATCGTCCCGACCAAAACCATCAGGGACAGGATCACGGCATTGGCGGTCAAGGCAATCTCGACCGCTTTCCAAAAACCCTGCCAGCTTGCGGAGAATCCCCAAAGCGTGAACATCGGATCCCCGGGCATGGAAAAGGGCAACAGGACCAGCATGAACAGGATGAACCCATCCATCATGGCCATTCGCTTCAACGTCTTTCGCCGCGGCAGACGTGAAACTATCAGAAGCGAAAGCGACACTGTCAGCGCCGCGCAAAGCGCGCCGAGGGATGACAGCGCCACGGTCACGACTGCAAAAACAACTGCCATGACGATCCGCATCCGGGGATCCAGCAGGCTGATCAGACCTTCTGGCCCGTCACCGGCTTCGGACAGCGTTTTTTCCTTGTGCCCCAGAACGTGTGCCATCAGGACGCCAGCTTGCGGCGGGCCGCCATGTAAAAGCCCAGACCGAACAGACCAACGATGTACCCGATCCCGCCAAGGATGGTTTGCAGGTCGTTCTGTTCGCGATAAGCCGCAATCTCGCGCCTGAGCGGGCGCAATTCGTCACGTACGGCTTTGGCGATAACCTGCTGTTCTTCGGCGCTGAGAGACGCCGCCGAACCGCTGGCCTGCGCCAGAGCAGCCGAAGACGAGTCTCCGTTTTCCGCCACGGCAACGCCCATGATCCGCGCGACATCTTCGGCAGACATTGTGACTTCGGCCACATGCCCGGCGCCAAGGTCGGCAAAGAAGGTGTGCGCCACGGCCGAGGTCGGCGTGTAGACAAAGAAACCGTCCGCATCAGTGACCGATCGACCCAGCTCAGCCCCATCCGGGCCGGTGACAATGACCTCGGTGCCGCTTGCCATGTCGCCGTTGGAAAAGCCGATTTCGCCCTCGATGACGTCTCCCGACTCGAAAACGCCGGCTATGACCTTGTGCGCCAGGGCAGGCACAGGTGCGCAGCACACGGCCAATATGACAACCAGATGCTTCATGTGGCTGCTCCTCTGAAAAACAGCTCGGGCTTGACCTTGCGTGCCAACAACACGGCGAACCCGGTCAAAATCGCCTCGATGGCCATGACAGGAATATGGGCGAAGAAAACGAGCTTGGCGGCAGGCAGAAATTCATCCCCCGACAGCGCCAGGGAAAACGCGACCATGCCGGTTGTCGCTGCAATCGCAAATGCGCCGCCGACGCCCCCCCAAATCGCTCCTTGCAAAGGCGTTCCACGCGCGATCAGACGACCGAACAACATTCCGGCCACCACCGCGGGAAAGGCGATATTGACGGTGTTGATCCCCAACACCGTCAACCCGCCAAAGCCGAAAAAGACCGCCTGTAGCAAAAGCCCGACGAACAAAGCCGGGAATGCGGCCCAACCAAGCAGCAGCCCGGCCATGCCGTTGAGGATCAGATGGACCGACGACGGACCAATGGGCACGTGGATCAACGATGCCACGAAGAAACTGGCTGACAGCACGCCCGCAGTGGGGATGCGATCAAGATCCAGAGACCTGAGACCCATGGCGATCCCGCCCGCGGCGGCTATGGCGCCGCCAATTACAACCGGGTTGGAAAGGGCTCCGTCGACGATGTGCATTTGGGGTTACTCCAGATCCCAGGCACGAATCCAGATGACCGCATCCTGGCTGAGTTCTTTGCCCTCATGTTCGGTTGCCGGACCGGAACCAAGGGCGGCGAAACCCCAGTAACCGGCTTTGGGAACGCCGAACGAAAAATACCCGTTGTCGTCAGATATTGCGACCACCGCACCACCCGGCATTGGTGACACTTTCGGTGCAGAAGCGGCCGAGCTTTCCATGTCGGGTTCGGCGGCCATGTACTCGATCTCGATCTCGGCCCCCGCAACCGGCTGACCATCAGCCAGCACACGGCCCGTGAAAGTCGAACCCGCGATGATGTTGGTCGGCTTGTTCAGCGGGATAATCTCGGTCGCCAGACCCACGGGATTCATCCAGTCGGTCGGCAATTCGTTACGGTTCAGGAAGGCTTTGGTGAGCTGTTGGATATAGATGTCTTCGGATTCCTCATAATAAGGCTGAGGAACCGTCACCAGCACATAGTCGCCCGAACGTTTGACCGGGACACTGCCCTTGAACGCCGCGCCCTCGTTTTCCCCGCCGGTGAACCGGATAGGTTCCAGCGTGTCCAGCAAATCGGTCTTTTCACCGTTGTGGATCACATAGAATTCCTGCGGCTTTTCAAGATCCATGACATGGCCATTCTCGAACGGATGCCAGAAAATCAGTTTGACCGGCACATCGCCCGGTTTCTCGATCATGGTGTCGGTGGTGTATTCCAAAAGGAAATGCGCATTTGCGATGGCAGGAAGAGCCACCGCGGCAGCGGCTGCGCTGAGCAGCGTTTTCATGAACAGTCGTCCTTGTCCCGTCGCGCCAATCCCGGCGCGAAATTCGTTTTGACCACGGGACATTCAACGCCAAATTACCCTTTCAGGCATCCTGGTCCGACGCACATCCCGTCGCCGATTAGGAGTGCCCCTTATGAGGGCACATGTCCGGCAGGTATCCTGACTTGCGGGTCAAAGCGTTGGACCGGCCTTCCCGGGCAAACCCCAGTGGCGTTTCAGCCCTGCTCGCCGCTTACAGTTGCGGGTGCAGTTGCGGAATTGGGCCTGAGCCCGCACCGCATTCCCTTTTGATTCCAGAGCAAGCTCCGGAACCGGACATGCCGAGCGGCTTGCCAGACAACTCAGCCTTCCGTCAACGAAAATGTGTTACGGCCATCGAAAATAATGAGCTCGGCAGTATGCGAGAGTGAACCAGTTTGTGAAATATCCAAGGCAACAGAGTGATTTCACATCTAAGCTTCTGAAAGATACCTTTCCGACAACGGCAGGCTCGCCGCACCCAGTGAGCGTGCTTCCGGGCCCACGGTCCCTGCCAGCACGGCAGGGCGCTCGAGACCGGTCAGGTTAAGCTCAGACAGTTTGTCTTCGACCATTTCAACCAAACGCGCCTTGATGTCCTGCGGCATCCAGCCGTCAATCTTCACGCATTCGAAATCTATCAGGCTACAGGATGAGACAATCGCATAGGCAATCCCGCTCGCCGTCTGCTTCAACCAGTTTTCCAGTTGAACTTTTGGCACATCCCAACGCTGGGTCGTTTCCCAAATGGAATGCGACGTGACACCTGCCGTGGTGATTGCACGCTCGAGCACGTACAGGCTGGCCACATCGATAAGCGGCCTGACACCACCGACATCATCCGGCACAGGCAAGGGGCCGATTGCGCCCGAGTTTCCACGCCCTGAAAAGATTGCGCCATTGAGGACCACACCGCCGCCAATGAAGAAACCAATATAGAAGTACAGGAAATCCCTTGGCCCATCGGCTGGACCGAATACCAATTCCGCCCCACAAGCCGCAGTGGCGTCATTTTGCAGGAATACCGGAATATCGAGGCGCCGCGCCAGGTCAGCCTTCAGGTCTGATACGCGCCACGGGTCCATTTCTTCCTGAGGAACCTGAAGGGTCTGGGCCCAGTCCCATAGGTAGAACGGCATGGCAATCCCAAGTCCCGCAATCCTGCCTTTGGCCTCAGGCGGCATGGATGATATCATTTTGCCCAGACTCTCAGTGGAAAACTCCAATGTGGCTTTCGGCGTTGGATAGTCATAGGTTCGCCGCTCGCGCTGCCGCACATTTCCGACAAAGTCAGTCAAAACCAGCTCGGTACTGCGGCGCCCGACCTTGAGCCCAAAGAAAAACGCACCATCCGGGTTGAGGCGCATGGGAACGGAAGGTTGCCCGACCTTCCCGCGGACCGGCTCACCGCGCAACAGCAAACCATCCTTCTCCAACAGCCGCATGATGACGGAAACGGTTTGTGCCGACAGTCCGGTCATGCGCG contains:
- a CDS encoding energy-coupling factor ABC transporter ATP-binding protein; translated protein: MTLIALEDICFSYPGQPPVLDGANLSLSAGQRLSLTGPNGAGKSTLLRILLGLQRPCSGTVTVFGQQRVEEADFHEVRRRVGLVFQDADDQLFCPTVAEDVAFGPLNLGKTRDEALAIVDKVLGDLDLMHLKNRITHKLSGGEKRLVTLATVLAMEPEVLLLDEPTNALDTKNEARLLEILRALPQAILLVSHSPAFRLELAPDELDLRDGKLVPV
- the cbiQ gene encoding cobalt ECF transporter T component CbiQ; translation: MAHVLGHKEKTLSEAGDGPEGLISLLDPRMRIVMAVVFAVVTVALSSLGALCAALTVSLSLLIVSRLPRRKTLKRMAMMDGFILFMLVLLPFSMPGDPMFTLWGFSASWQGFWKAVEIALTANAVILSLMVLVGTMEPVTLGHALHRLRCPEKLVYLLMFTIRYIEVLREEYLRLRAAMKVRGFRPATNWHTYRSFGYLVGMMLVRAIERSERILAAMKCRGFSGRMPLLQEFALTRADIVFAAGFSGLCLGLIILEFA
- a CDS encoding cobalt ABC transporter permease; translated protein: MKHLVVILAVCCAPVPALAHKVIAGVFESGDVIEGEIGFSNGDMASGTEVIVTGPDGAELGRSVTDADGFFVYTPTSAVAHTFFADLGAGHVAEVTMSAEDVARIMGVAVAENGDSSSAALAQASGSAASLSAEEQQVIAKAVRDELRPLRREIAAYREQNDLQTILGGIGYIVGLFGLGFYMAARRKLAS
- the cbiM gene encoding cobalt transporter CbiM, with the translated sequence MHIVDGALSNPVVIGGAIAAAGGIAMGLRSLDLDRIPTAGVLSASFFVASLIHVPIGPSSVHLILNGMAGLLLGWAAFPALFVGLLLQAVFFGFGGLTVLGINTVNIAFPAVVAGMLFGRLIARGTPLQGAIWGGVGGAFAIAATTGMVAFSLALSGDEFLPAAKLVFFAHIPVMAIEAILTGFAVLLARKVKPELFFRGAAT
- a CDS encoding DUF4198 domain-containing protein produces the protein MKTLLSAAAAAVALPAIANAHFLLEYTTDTMIEKPGDVPVKLIFWHPFENGHVMDLEKPQEFYVIHNGEKTDLLDTLEPIRFTGGENEGAAFKGSVPVKRSGDYVLVTVPQPYYEESEDIYIQQLTKAFLNRNELPTDWMNPVGLATEIIPLNKPTNIIAGSTFTGRVLADGQPVAGAEIEIEYMAAEPDMESSAASAPKVSPMPGGAVVAISDDNGYFSFGVPKAGYWGFAALGSGPATEHEGKELSQDAVIWIRAWDLE
- a CDS encoding ROK family transcriptional regulator, giving the protein MRARNERLVLSLVRRHQALAKSEIARMTGLSAQTVSVIMRLLEKDGLLLRGEPVRGKVGQPSVPMRLNPDGAFFFGLKVGRRSTELVLTDFVGNVRQRERRTYDYPTPKATLEFSTESLGKMISSMPPEAKGRIAGLGIAMPFYLWDWAQTLQVPQEEMDPWRVSDLKADLARRLDIPVFLQNDATAACGAELVFGPADGPRDFLYFYIGFFIGGGVVLNGAIFSGRGNSGAIGPLPVPDDVGGVRPLIDVASLYVLERAITTAGVTSHSIWETTQRWDVPKVQLENWLKQTASGIAYAIVSSCSLIDFECVKIDGWMPQDIKARLVEMVEDKLSELNLTGLERPAVLAGTVGPEARSLGAASLPLSERYLSEA